In Melopsittacus undulatus isolate bMelUnd1 chromosome 6, bMelUnd1.mat.Z, whole genome shotgun sequence, the following proteins share a genomic window:
- the HFM1 gene encoding LOW QUALITY PROTEIN: probable ATP-dependent DNA helicase HFM1 (The sequence of the model RefSeq protein was modified relative to this genomic sequence to represent the inferred CDS: substituted 1 base at 1 genomic stop codon), which translates to MFKSANVAFSLDNFFYERPDKNQRYLENEEPKVWYIAPAPSISEIPAAEELQRELEKNAANTPIVFAGGRKHEKFIQCKSTSEEGHDKLPAPVQFGTGVSRPPGENFSQNKRESNFLENSDDDDESAHSTLRKNLFKMPGYMHTNTELKDSFIDMKGIDTYLNTTENIKEVKKECLWRNNHHASITEDSDFTLHRVNHGNIASKSEMDIKPFPNASEILDMTGITGRKLEILRAVTEIPTQFRSIFKEFPYFNYAQSKALDDLLYTDRNFVICAPTGSGKTVMFELAITRLLMEAPLPWLNIKVVYMAPIKALCSQRFDDWKEKFGPIGLSCKELTGDTMVDDLFEIHHADIIITTPEKWDSMTRRWRDNSIVQLVRLFLIDEVHVIKDESRGATLEVVVSRMKTVQSSLWHLFENHDTVPPLRFVAVSATIPNTEDIAEWLSDSKMPAACLKIDEDQRPVKLRKIVLGFPCSDSQTEFKFDLTLNYKIASIIQTYSEQKPALVFCATRKGVQQAASVLAKDAKFLLSVEQKQRLQRSANSLKDSKLKDLLMYGVAYHHAGMELSDRKIIEGAFTAGDLPVLFTTSTLAMGVNLPAHLVVIKSTMHYVGGVFQEYSETDILQMIGRAGRPQFDTTATAVIMTRCSTRGKYVQMLNGADIIESSLHRHLVEHLNAEIVLRTVTDVTVALQWIRSTFLYIRALKNPTHYGFSSGLDKIGIEAKLQELCLKNLNDLSSFDLIRMDEENKFKPTETGRLMAWYYIAFDTVKQFFTIKGTETLNELITMISNCTEFLDVKLRTNEKKILNTLNKDKDKITIRFPMEGKIKTREMKINCLIQAQLGCIPIQDFTLTQDTGRIFRNGLRVTRWLTDFLASCKDNFSALLNSLILAKCFRCRLWENSLHVSKQLEKIGVSLANAMVNAGLTSFKKIEETNARELELILNRHPPFGNQIKESVLHLPKYELDIEQLPKYSDTLAEILVTIRLTNYEQLQTKRTATDFHYVTLVIGDADNQVIFNQKIMDSVLLKTGNWTKKIEVKRALKSEEISINLISSDYVGLDIQQAYTAFYLTPKPVGSKVVTNQNLQAKSSLDTCYGSPQSLSAAKVDTGDKSKQEITYKKYGNRECNHRCKNKDVCGHDCCKIGVPAKSEMNGDAKFSLYLADLRSRNSISCVPPVKRLKMQMLNQTQTVDLKQFVFTPKSSLPALLRSSNGQSSSLPSVTQADHTNSLGGSQKQLQSWNYGKSSNRSCFSDDFNVDFELQDDIWGDIDDEKLVHASNFDSRDLEHGNICLXIPDECEPIGQYIRRKATNDISKHSCTLQDETSVQNSTVSVVNSPSKVNLSAQHGNINMFSFQEKNCLNLSQELETAQCSSISKKIPDSSKFTRKEEFFIFTEQEKEVYPRYLLDDEINDVKPFLGIFDDIL; encoded by the exons ATGTTCAAGTCTGCAAACGTGGCCTTTTCactggataattttttttatgaaagacCAGATAAAAACCAAAG GTATCTAGAAAATGAAGAGCCTAAGGTTTGGTATATTGCACCTGCTCCATCTATTTCTGAAATTCCAGCTGCAGAGGAGTTGCAGagggaactggaaaaaaatgcagccaaCACTC CTATTGTTTTTGCAGGAGGGAGAAAACATGAGAAGTTTATACAATGTAAAAGTACCTCTGAGGAAGGACATGATAAATTACCAGCACCAGTTCAGTTTGGAACAGGGGTTTCTCGTCCACCTGGtgaaaatttttcacaaaacaaaagagaaagtaattttctggaaaacagcGATGATGATGACGAGAGTGCCCATtcaacattaagaaaaaa CTTATTTAAAATGCCTGGTTATATGCACACAAATACAGAATTGAAAGATAGTTTTATTGATATGAAAGGAATTGATACTTACTTaaatacaactgaaaacataaaagaagtaaaaaaagaatgtttatgGAGAAATAATCATCATGCCTCAATAACTGAAGACTCAGATTTTACTCTGCATAGGGTAAATCATGGGAACATTGCATCTAAAAGTGAAATGGATATAAAACCATTTCCTAATGCTTCAGAGATTCTGGATATGACAG GaattacaggaagaaaattgGAAATTTTGAGGGCTGTTACAGAAATAC CAACCCAATTTAGGAGTATTTTTAAGGAGTTCCCATATTTCAACTATGCACAATCTAAAGCTTTGGATGAT CTTCTGTATACAGATAGGAATTTTGTGATTTGTGCTCCGACTGGCTCTGGAAAAACTGTAATGTTTGAGCTAGCTATTACCAGATTACTCATGgaagccccactgccttggctAAATATTAAGGTTGTTTACA TGGCTCCAATAAAAGCTCTGTGCAGTCAGCGTTTTGAtgattggaaagaaaaatttggACCTATAGGGCTCAGCTGCAAGGAACTGACAGGAGATACAATGGTGGATGACTTATTTGAAATACATCACGCTGACATTATTATCACTACACCT GAAAAATGGGATAGCATGACTAGAAGGTGGAGAGACAACTCTATAGTGCAGCTTGTACGACTGTTTCTCATTGATGAG GTGCATGTTATAAAGGATGAAAGCCGTGGTGCAACGTTAGAAGTTGTAGTCAGTCGGATGAAGACTGTTCAGTCTTCTCTTTGGCATCTTTTTGAGAATCATGACACTGTTCCTCCCTTGAGATTTGTAGCTGTTTCTGCAACAATCCCAAACACTGAAGAT ATTGCAGAATGGCTTTCAGATAGTAAGATGCCAGCTGCATGCTTGAAAATAGATGAGGATCAACGACCAGTCAAGCTACGCAAAATTGTTCTTGGTTTTCCATGCAGTGACAGTCAGACAGAGTTCAAATTTGACTTAACTCTTAACTACAAGATAGCTAGTATTATACAAACATACTCGGAACAAAAGCCAGCACTTGTG TTTTGTGCCACAAGAAAAGGAGTGCAACAGGCCGCTTCTGTTCTTGCAAAAGATGCTAAATTTCTACTGAGTGTAGAACAGAAACAAAG ATTACAGAGGTCTGCAAATTCACTGAAAGATTCCAAACTGAAAG ATCTTTTAATGTATGGTGTGGCTTATCATCATGCGGGTATGGAGTTatctgacagaaaaataattgaagGAGCCTTTACTGCAGGAGACTTACCAGTACTTT TTACTACTAGCACCTTAGCAATGGGAGTCAATCTACCTGCACATCTGGTGGTTATAAAATCCACAATGCACTATGTTGGAGGAGTGTTCCAAGAGTACAGTGAAACTGACATTCTGCAAATGATTGGAAGAGCAGGAAGGCCTCAA tttgacaCGACAGCTACAGCAGTTATTATGACTCGTTGTAGCACAAGGGGAAAGTATGTGCAGATGTTAAATGGTGCTGATATAATAGAGAGCAG CTTGCACAGGCATCTTGTTGAGCACTTGAATGCAGAAATAGTGCTGCGTACTGTCACAGATGTCACTGTAGCTTTGCAGTGGATACGATCAACATTCTTGTACATTAGAGCCTTAAAAAATCCAACTCATTatg GTTTTTCATCTGGATTGGATAAAATTGGTATTGAAGCAAAATTACAAG AACTATGTTTGAAGAACTTAAATGATTTATCATCTTTTGATTTGATCAGGAtggatgaagaaaataaattcaaaccAACAG AGACTGGAAGATTAATGGCGTGGTATTATATTGCATTTGATACAGTGAAACAGTTTTTCACAATTAAGGGAACAGAGACTTTAAATGAATTG ATTACAATGATCTCCAACTGCACAGAATTTCTGGATGTCAAGTTGAGaactaatgaaaagaaaatactgaacacATTGAATAAAGACAAGGACAAAATAACTATCAG GTTTCCAATGGAGGGGAAGataaaaacaagagaaatgaaaataaactg tcttatTCAGGCTCAGCTTGGATGCATTCCTATTCAAGACTTTACTTTGACACAAGATACTGGCAGAATATTTAGAAATGGCTTAAGAGTCACTAGAT GGTTAACTGACTTTCTGGCATCATGTAAGGAcaacttttctgctttattaaacTCTTTGATTTTAGCAAAGTGTTTCAGATGCAGACTTTGGGAAAATTCACTTCATGTGTctaaacaactggaaaaaattg GTGTATCACTTGCAAATGCTATGGTGAATGCTGGGCTgacatcatttaaaaaaatagaagaaacaaatgcaagGGAACTTGAATTG ATTTTAAACAGACATCCTCCTTTTGGAAACCAGATAAAAGAATCTGTTTTGCACCTTCCAAAATATGAACTTGATATTGAACAG CTTCCAAAATACAGTGATACACTGGCTGAAATCTTAGTAACCATCAGATTAACAAACTATGAGCAGCTACAAACAAAGAGAACAGCAACAGACTTCCACTATGTTACACTGGTTATAGGAGATGCTGACAACCAAGtcatttttaatcagaaaattat GgattctgtgctgctgaaaacTGGCAATTGGACAAAGAAAATTGAAGTGAAAAGAGCTCTTAAATCAGAGGAAATTAGTATAAATTTAATTAGTTCTGATTATG ttgGCCTTGATATACAGCAAGCATATACAGCCTTTTACTTAACACCAAAACCAGTGGGAAGTAAGGTGGTTACAAATCAAAACCTGCAGGCCAAGTCTTCACTTGATACGTGTTATGGCTCACCACAGAGTCTGTCAGCAGCAAAAGTAGATACAG GAGACAAATCTAAACAAGAGATTACTTACAAGAAATATGGAAACAGAGAATGCAACCACCGCTGTAAAAACAAAGATGTGTGTGGACATGACTGCT gTAAAATTGGTGTACCTGCAAAGTCTGAGATGAATGGAGATGCAAAGTTTTCTTTGTACCTAGCTGATTTAAGGAGCAGGAACTCAATTTCATGTGTACCCCCAGTAAAACGGTTAAAG ATGCAGATGTTAAATCAAACTCAAACTGTGGATCTCAAGCAATTTGTTTTTACACCTAAATCTTCATTGCCAGCATTGCTGAG gtCTAGCAATGGACAGTCATCTTCATTACCTTCAGTGACCCAGGCAGATCATACTAATAGCTTAGGGGGATCTCAGAAACAACTGCAATCCTGGAACTATGGGAAAAGTAGTAA CAGATCTTGTTTTTCAGATGATTTCAATGTGGACTTTGAGCTGCAGGATGATATTTGGGGTGATATTGATGATGAGAAATTAGTACATGCTAGCAATTTTGACAGTAGAGATT TGGAACATGGAAATATCTGCCTTTAAATTCCAGATGAGTGTGAACCAATTGGACAGTATATAAGAAGGAAAGCCACAAATGACATTTCAAAACA TTCATGCACACTACAAGATGAGACCAGTGTTCAGAACTCCACTGTTTCTGTAGTTAATAGCCCATCAAAAGTGAATTTATCTGCACAGCATGGAAATATCAATATG TTCagttttcaagagaaaaactgtttaaatcTTTCACAAGAGCTGGAAACTGCACAATGTTCTTCCATCTCAAAAAAGATCCCAGACTCTTCTAAATTCACTAGGAAAGAGGAgttctttattttcacagaacaggaaaaggaagtatATCCCAG